One region of Drosophila kikkawai strain 14028-0561.14 chromosome 2R, DkikHiC1v2, whole genome shotgun sequence genomic DNA includes:
- the LOC108082113 gene encoding uncharacterized protein, with protein sequence MFSATTPSKPQAPKCECHKPGQPDCMEMNEKMQAEYRQMDIEDVTDSVMKVMRICGLKPLEVKLAAGVIRRSFMYFEEIVERIDRVPRKRFGKESFLHGLAHVAQMSRMDAQMAYAIVKRAFKAFYYGTGVEGRRFACLQSKLHHGEECMWRHAARRTAEIHAVLIGLMDSEKRLFEERIECVYKTLVDVLRTRIFWENDLVCSCGHPSATPSRAVLGKATSQADSFYSAEVEILYHKENRIVSSAPSGTSVRIAPPTANQSAVSSVSSRHNHGLKKGNQTLSNKQTPVVTSPLSFFDAPRCNCPKLRCWQENGESRESPEITAECSQGPFICRWLACEGEEEQFHEHCVPYPPMEDLCPPCPTDDLPCDSECTCTCEVCTCRPVFDDAFEEEHLGEKLSKSGLEDHDTDFCWVGPFRGSSRERIARQRARDELLRALDEVEEEEEEECRCTCEIKQRAYPHLFTYLMDFKDKQLVQEEPQPEPEPKVEESESEDLLSKPPPYGISQATYRCWVKPKSSESESRESDEAKKPPLVWVLAGKPKAKPEVQITIKTKHAENTGAAPVAAPLPKAPVLPSKPTPTPAPAKPPLAPQKPEEKDDKLTKEDILEIIGMRFKQKK encoded by the exons ATGTTTTCGGCGACGACGCCCTCCAAGCCGCAGGCGCCGAAGTGCGAGTGCCACAAGCCGGGGCAGCCGGACTGCATGGAGATGAACGAGAAGATGCAAGCCGAGTACCGTCAGATGGACATCGAGGATGTCACGGACAGCGTCATGAAGGTGATGCGCATCTGCGGCCTCAAGCCCTTGGAGGTCAAGCTTGCCGCCGGCGTCATTAGGAGGTCCTTCATGTACTTTGAGGAAATTGTGGAAAGGATTGACCGTGTGCCCCGCAAACGCTTCGGCAAAGAGAGCTTCCTCCACGGACTGGCCCACGTGGCGCAGATGTCGCGCATGGATGCCCAAATGGCCTACGCGATCGTGAAGCGGGCCTTCAAG GCCTTCTATTACGGCACGGGCGTGGAGGGGCGGCGCTTCGCCTGCCTGCAGTCGAAACTGCATCATGGAGAGGAGTGCATGTGGCGTCACGCTGCCCGTCGTACGGCTGAGATTCACGCTGTGCTGATCGGACTGATGGACTCCGAGAAGCGGCTGTTCGAGGAGCGGATTGAGTGCGTCTACAAAACTCTCGTCGATGTCTTGAGGACGCGCATCTTCTGGGAGAACGACTTGGTCTGCAGCTGCGGCCATCCGTCGGCGACACCTTCACGGGCCGTGTTGGGGAAGGCCACCTCGCAGGCCGACTCCTTCTACAGCGCCGAGGTGGAGATACTCTACCACAAGGAGAACAGGATCGTGAGCAGCGCTCCCTCGGGGACCTCCGTACGGATAGCTCCTCCGACAGCTAACCAATCAGCGGTGAGCTCCGTTTCCTCGCGGCACAATCATGGCCTGAAAAAGGGCAACCAAACGCTGTCCAACAAGCAGACTCCAGTGGTGACGAGTCCCCTCAGCTTTTTCGACGCGCCGCGGTGCAACTGCCCCAAGCTCCGCTGCTGGCAGGAGAACGGCGAGTCACGGGAGTCCCCGGAGATCACGGCAGAGTGCAGCCAGGGCCCGTTCATCTGCCGCTGGCTGGCCTGCGAAGGTGAGGAGGAACAGTTCCACGAGCACTGCGTTCCTTATCCGCCCATGGAGGACTTGTGTCCACCGTGTCCCACGGATGATCTGCCCTGCGATTCTGAGTGCACCTGCACCTGCGAGGTGTGCACATGTCGCCCGGTCTTCGACGACGCCTTcgaggaggagcacctggGCGAGAAGCTGTCGAAGAGCGGACTCGAGGACCACGACACGGACTTCTGCTGGGTGGGACCCTTCCGGGGCAGCAGTCGCGAAAGGATAGCTCGGCAGCGGGCCAGGGATGAGCTGCTCAGGGCGTTGGATGAGgttgaggaggaggaggaagaagaGTGCCGCTGCACGTGTGAAATAAAACAGCGGGCATACCCCCATCTCTTCACCTACCTGATGGACTTCAAGGACAAGCAGCTGGTCCAGGAGGAGCCCcagccggagccggagccaaAGGTGGAAGAGTCGGAGAGCGAGGACCTGCTCTCCAAGCCGCCGCCCTACGGCATCTCTCAGGCCACCTACCGCTGCTGGGTAAAACCTAAATCCTCGGAAAGCGAGTCACGAGAGTCAGATGAGGCAAAAAAGCCTCCTCTAGTGTGGGTGCTGGCAGGCAAACCCAAGGCCAAGCCCGAGGTCCAGATCACCATTAAGACAAAGCATGCAGAAAATACCGGGGCTGCCCCGGTAGCTGCGCCTCTTCCCAAGGCTCCTGTTCTGCCCAGCAAGCCCACTCCCACACCGGCGCCCGCCAAGCCACCTCTGGCCCCCCAAAAGCCGGAGGAA
- the LOC108082093 gene encoding circadian clock-controlled protein daywake-like translates to MLLVILFIMVLPGLKGLPTPAPSQLPSLIKKCHFSNDSCLIDSFNSFIEVFARGMPRLGFKSFDKFPLPDIPVYNCSHDRPIWMSFILRNPVFKGLENATVYRVKGFDRDPTKMIRLKYRIPRVEVEGFFYYQIKVGFFETSGSGPIKFDLQNARFTTIFKVYIEFRKEKRHLKLYSFESQLELDRMIFLLDNLFADNSDLTFAINKVLNTHWLEFWNELEPNFIPALSRMGVNRTQEFFDHFSYDDLFLRDDEQ, encoded by the exons ATGCTACTTGTTATACTCTTTATAATGGTTTTGCCTGGCCTGAAGGGTTTACCTACACCAGCACCATCTCAGTTAC ctTCCCTTATTAAAAAGTGTCACTTCAGCAACGATTCCTGTCTGATTGACAGCTTTAACAGCTTTATCGAGGTCTTTGCCAGAGGTATGCCTAGGCTGGGCTTCAAGTCCTTTGACAAATTTCCCCTTCCCGATATTCCCGTGTACAATTGCTCCCACGATCGTCCCATTTGGATGTCCTTCATCCTCAGGAATCCGGTGTTTAAGGGCCTGGAAAATGCAACGGTGTATCGAGTCAAGGGATTCGACCGAGATCCCACCAAGATGATTAGGCTCAAGTACAGAATACCACGGGTCGAAGTCGAGGGCTTCTTCTACTACCAAATAAAGGTAGGGTTCTTTGAGACCAGTGGTTCTGGCCCCATAAAGTTTGACCTTCAGAACGCCCGCTTCACCACCATCTTCAAGGTGTACATTGAGTTTCGAAAGGAGAAGCGCCACCTGAAGCTGTACAGCTTTGAGTCTCAGCTGGAACTGGACCGTATGATCTTCCTGCTGGACAATCTCTTTGCCGACAACTCGGACCTGACGTTTGCCATAAACAAGGTACTTAACACTCACTGGCTGGAATTCTGGAACGAACTCGAACCAAACTTCATACCTGCCCTCAGTAGAATGGGCGTCAATAGAACCCAGGAATTCTTTGATCACTTTTCCTATGACGATTTATTCCTAAGAGATGATGAACAATAA